From Enhydrobacter sp., the proteins below share one genomic window:
- a CDS encoding DUF1674 domain-containing protein: MVDPLKPTSSEPADGGATPPAAKPAFPKPAPSERVEEIGGPPGPEPTRYGDWQFNGKVTDF, encoded by the coding sequence ATGGTCGACCCCTTGAAACCCACATCGTCCGAGCCAGCGGACGGCGGCGCCACCCCGCCCGCCGCCAAACCGGCATTCCCCAAGCCGGCACCCTCCGAGAGGGTCGAGGAGATCGGCGGTCCGCCCGGCCCCGAGCCGACCCGCTACGGAGACTGGCAATTCAACGGCAAGGTGACCGACTTCTGA
- a CDS encoding threonine ammonia-lyase: MTTLPVTLEDVRMAAARIGGAVVHTPCLKSETLSRIVQAEVWVKFENLQFTASFKERGALNTLLQLSEAECKRGVIAMSAGNHAQGVAYHAGRLGIPATIVMPAFTPNVKVRHTRSHGARVVLHGDTLAESAGEAHRIAEAERLVFVHPYDDPRIIAGQGTAALEMLQDVPELDTLVVPVGGGGMIAGCAVAARALKPDLKVIGAEAAGYSAMRQLLGNEPVTAGGDTIAEGIAVRDIGKLPLIIARALLDRVVSVDEVAIERAISLFLEVEKTVAEGAGATGLAAMLGYSDLFRGRKVGLVLTGGNIDTRLLASVLLRGLVRDGRIVRLRLMIGDAPGQLGRVAGVIGKAGGNIVEVQHQRLFGGVVAKATELDVTLETRDRGHVSELVAALQAEGFKVRVLEGIDA, encoded by the coding sequence ATGACGACCTTGCCCGTCACGCTGGAAGACGTGCGCATGGCCGCTGCACGGATCGGCGGCGCGGTGGTGCATACGCCGTGTCTCAAGAGCGAGACCCTGTCGCGCATCGTGCAGGCCGAGGTCTGGGTCAAGTTCGAGAACCTGCAGTTCACCGCCTCGTTCAAGGAGCGCGGCGCGCTCAACACGCTGCTGCAGCTCTCCGAGGCCGAATGCAAACGCGGCGTGATCGCCATGTCGGCCGGCAACCACGCGCAGGGCGTGGCCTATCACGCCGGCCGGCTCGGCATCCCCGCCACCATCGTGATGCCCGCCTTCACGCCCAACGTTAAGGTCAGGCACACCAGGAGCCACGGCGCGCGCGTCGTGCTGCACGGCGACACACTGGCCGAGTCCGCCGGCGAAGCCCATCGCATCGCCGAGGCCGAGCGACTGGTCTTCGTCCATCCCTACGACGATCCGCGCATCATCGCGGGCCAGGGCACCGCGGCGCTGGAGATGCTGCAGGACGTGCCCGAACTCGACACGCTGGTGGTCCCGGTCGGTGGCGGCGGCATGATCGCCGGATGCGCCGTCGCCGCGCGCGCCCTGAAGCCGGACCTCAAGGTGATCGGCGCCGAAGCTGCCGGCTACTCGGCGATGCGCCAACTGCTCGGCAACGAGCCGGTGACCGCGGGCGGCGACACCATCGCCGAAGGCATCGCCGTGCGCGACATCGGCAAGCTGCCGCTCATCATCGCCCGTGCGTTGCTCGACCGCGTCGTCTCGGTCGACGAGGTGGCGATCGAGCGTGCCATCTCGCTTTTCCTCGAGGTCGAGAAAACCGTGGCCGAAGGTGCCGGGGCGACCGGACTTGCCGCCATGCTTGGCTACTCCGACCTGTTCAGGGGCCGCAAGGTCGGGCTGGTGTTGACCGGCGGCAACATCGACACCCGTCTGCTCGCGTCGGTGCTGCTGCGCGGCCTGGTGCGCGACGGCCGCATCGTGCGGCTCAGGCTGATGATCGGCGACGCGCCCGGCCAGCTCGGTCGGGTCGCCGGCGTGATCGGCAAGGCGGGCGGCAACATCGTCGAGGTCCAGCACCAGCGGCTATTCGGCGGCGTGGTCGCCAAGGCCACCGAACTCGACGTCACGCTCGAGACCCGCGACCGCGGCCATGTCAGCGAGCTGGTCGCGGCGCTGCAGGCCGAAGGCTTCAAGGTGCGGGTGCTGGAGGGCATCGACGCCTAG
- a CDS encoding FAD-binding oxidoreductase, translating into MRPSEIFHRDFKAAPWWWEAWTPNNALSQEPPARTDVAIVGSGYGGLATALELRRSGVDAVVLERGDFGVGASTRNGGMISGGVNMGKGLGGKNQAAEEFERDKAKFLGAGADSLSVLEDILAREKIECGLIRKGRFVGAWTPRHYREQAAKVEMFNKYADAGAAMVPRERQREYIASDYYFGGMYAERSGHLHPALYYKGLLEAAHRAGAVLCAGVEAERFERTANGWRVLTTKGPVLAREVVVATNGYTGDLTPRLKRRVVPVASHIIATEELPEHASKLIPELRSIADTKRVLTYYRPSPDGRRLIFGGRARFTAAPPEVSAPALYRYMIDRFPQLEGIRITHAWTGNVAFALDYMPHMGLDEGMHYLLACNGNGVAMMTYLGTQTARKIAGGTNAPINPLDGRDFPEHALYNGDPWFLPMIGAWYRTRDWIDRRLAA; encoded by the coding sequence ATGCGCCCCAGCGAGATCTTTCACCGCGACTTCAAGGCCGCGCCCTGGTGGTGGGAAGCGTGGACACCCAACAATGCGCTGAGCCAGGAGCCGCCGGCGCGGACCGACGTGGCGATCGTCGGTTCGGGCTATGGCGGGCTCGCCACCGCGCTCGAGCTGCGCCGCAGCGGCGTCGACGCCGTCGTGCTGGAACGCGGCGACTTCGGCGTCGGCGCCTCGACGCGCAACGGCGGCATGATCTCGGGCGGCGTCAACATGGGCAAGGGTCTCGGCGGCAAGAACCAGGCAGCCGAGGAATTCGAACGAGACAAGGCCAAGTTCCTCGGTGCGGGCGCCGATTCGCTCTCCGTCCTGGAGGACATCCTCGCACGCGAGAAGATCGAGTGCGGCCTGATCCGCAAGGGCCGCTTCGTCGGCGCCTGGACGCCCAGGCACTATCGCGAGCAGGCCGCCAAGGTCGAGATGTTCAACAAGTACGCCGACGCCGGCGCGGCGATGGTGCCGCGTGAACGTCAGCGCGAATACATCGCCTCCGACTACTACTTCGGCGGCATGTATGCCGAGCGGTCGGGCCATCTCCACCCGGCGCTCTACTACAAGGGCCTGCTCGAGGCCGCCCACCGCGCCGGCGCGGTGCTCTGCGCGGGCGTCGAGGCCGAGCGCTTCGAAAGAACCGCAAACGGCTGGCGTGTCCTCACCACGAAGGGGCCGGTCCTGGCCCGCGAGGTCGTGGTTGCCACCAACGGCTACACGGGCGACCTCACGCCCCGGCTCAAGCGCCGGGTGGTGCCCGTGGCCAGCCACATCATCGCCACCGAAGAGCTTCCGGAGCATGCGAGCAAGCTCATCCCGGAGCTGCGCTCGATCGCCGACACCAAGCGGGTGCTGACCTACTACCGGCCCTCGCCCGATGGCAGGCGCCTGATCTTCGGCGGTCGTGCCCGCTTCACCGCGGCGCCACCCGAGGTGAGCGCGCCCGCCCTCTACCGCTACATGATCGACCGCTTTCCGCAGCTCGAGGGCATCCGCATCACCCATGCCTGGACAGGCAACGTCGCCTTCGCGCTCGACTACATGCCGCACATGGGTCTGGACGAAGGCATGCACTACCTGCTCGCCTGCAACGGCAACGGCGTTGCCATGATGACCTATCTCGGCACGCAGACGGCCCGCAAGATCGCGGGCGGCACCAACGCCCCGATCAATCCGCTGGACGGTCGTGATTTTCCCGAGCACGCCCTCTACAACGGCGATCCCTGGTTCCTGCCGATGATCGGCGCCTGGTACCGCACCCGCGACTGGATCGACCGCCGGCTGGCGGCCTGA
- a CDS encoding ketopantoate reductase family protein translates to MKILILGAGAVGGYWGARLHQAGVDVTFLLREKRAEKVRREGLVVKSPKGDAVVPVKVVTGGGEGGPYDVVVLACKGYDLDSAMESIAPAVGRDTVIVPMLNGHIHFATLDARFGAERVAGGLARISGMLGPNGEILHSGPSGVSFGERDGTPARPALVALDAACKKAGIDGGLNPNINQDLWDKWVMLATIAGMCAAMRGNVGDIVASEDGAALMLETLEESRRVAAAEGYPPSDKVIANLKATLTAKGAKTVASILGDMEKGGRAEGPQIVGDMLARARKAGIAAPNLRFAYAHLQTYETRRGRGGLKQGESA, encoded by the coding sequence GTGAAGATACTGATCCTGGGGGCCGGTGCCGTTGGCGGCTACTGGGGCGCTCGCCTGCACCAGGCCGGCGTCGACGTCACCTTCCTGCTGCGCGAGAAGCGTGCCGAGAAGGTGCGGCGCGAAGGCCTGGTGGTCAAGAGTCCGAAGGGCGACGCGGTCGTCCCGGTCAAGGTCGTGACCGGCGGCGGCGAGGGCGGTCCTTATGACGTCGTGGTGCTGGCCTGCAAGGGCTACGACCTCGATTCGGCGATGGAGTCGATCGCGCCGGCGGTCGGCCGAGATACCGTCATCGTGCCGATGCTGAACGGCCACATCCACTTCGCCACGCTCGACGCCAGGTTCGGCGCGGAGCGTGTGGCCGGGGGGTTGGCGCGCATTTCCGGCATGCTGGGCCCCAACGGCGAAATCCTCCACAGCGGGCCGTCGGGCGTGTCGTTCGGCGAGCGCGACGGCACGCCGGCGCGGCCGGCGTTGGTGGCGCTGGACGCGGCCTGCAAGAAGGCCGGGATCGACGGCGGCCTCAACCCGAACATCAACCAGGATCTCTGGGACAAGTGGGTCATGCTGGCGACCATCGCCGGCATGTGCGCGGCCATGCGGGGCAATGTCGGCGACATCGTCGCCAGCGAGGACGGCGCGGCGCTGATGCTCGAGACGCTGGAGGAAAGCCGCAGGGTCGCGGCCGCCGAAGGCTATCCGCCGAGCGACAAGGTAATCGCCAATCTCAAGGCAACACTGACGGCCAAGGGCGCCAAGACCGTCGCCTCGATCCTCGGCGACATGGAGAAGGGCGGCCGGGCGGAGGGTCCGCAGATCGTCGGCGACATGCTCGCCCGCGCACGAAAGGCCGGCATCGCTGCGCCCAACCTGCGCTTCGCCTATGCCCATCTGCAAACCTACGAGACGCGCCGTGGTCGCGGCGGTCTCAAGCAGGGAGAGAGCGCGTGA
- a CDS encoding pyrimidine 5'-nucleotidase — MPPPKHDPDVWLFDLDNTLYPARCNLFAQVDVRIGRYIADWLKCDVEEARRVQKQYWRDHGTSMRGMMTLHGVDPRHYLDYVHDIDYSPVEASPALDQALAALPGRKIIFTAGDVPHAERVMERLGVAHHFEAIFDIVAGDYWPKPHQAIYDKLVVKHGVDPARACMADDISVNLRPAADMGMRTVWIRTEESVKRAGADLDHVHHQTDDLASWLADWVAERSKAK, encoded by the coding sequence ATGCCGCCGCCAAAGCACGACCCGGACGTCTGGCTGTTCGACCTCGACAACACGCTCTATCCGGCGCGCTGCAACCTGTTCGCCCAGGTCGACGTGCGAATCGGCCGCTACATCGCCGACTGGCTGAAATGCGATGTCGAGGAGGCGCGGCGCGTCCAGAAGCAATACTGGCGCGATCACGGCACGTCGATGCGCGGAATGATGACCCTGCATGGCGTCGACCCGAGGCACTATCTCGACTACGTCCACGACATCGACTACTCGCCCGTCGAGGCGAGCCCGGCACTCGACCAAGCGCTGGCGGCGTTGCCCGGCCGCAAGATCATCTTCACCGCGGGGGACGTGCCGCACGCCGAACGGGTGATGGAGCGTCTCGGCGTGGCACACCATTTCGAGGCGATCTTCGACATCGTCGCCGGCGACTACTGGCCGAAACCCCATCAGGCGATCTACGACAAGCTGGTGGTCAAGCACGGTGTCGATCCGGCCCGCGCCTGCATGGCCGACGACATCTCCGTCAATCTCCGGCCGGCGGCCGACATGGGCATGCGGACCGTGTGGATCCGCACCGAGGAAAGCGTGAAGCGGGCGGGCGCCGATCTCGATCACGTCCATCACCAGACCGACGATCTGGCGAGCTGGCTCGCCGACTGGGTCGCCGAGAGGAGCAAGGCAAAGTGA
- the rnk gene encoding nucleoside diphosphate kinase regulator, whose amino-acid sequence MRDVVRSRTAPHIIVSNADYERLTDLANASLQRLPEVAQELLSEMDRAKIVDDAAVPADVVRMGSTVTFEQDDGQRRTFTLVYPVDESLDEHRLSVMTPVGAALIGLGVGQSISWAARDGRRHQLKVLGVK is encoded by the coding sequence ATGCGTGACGTCGTCCGGAGCCGAACGGCTCCCCACATCATCGTGAGCAACGCCGACTACGAGCGGCTGACCGATCTCGCCAACGCCTCGCTGCAACGCCTGCCCGAGGTGGCGCAGGAACTGTTGTCGGAGATGGATCGCGCCAAGATCGTGGACGATGCCGCGGTGCCGGCCGATGTCGTGCGCATGGGGTCGACCGTGACCTTCGAGCAGGACGACGGCCAGCGGCGCACCTTCACGCTGGTCTATCCGGTGGACGAGAGCCTCGATGAACATCGGCTCTCGGTCATGACCCCCGTCGGTGCCGCCTTGATCGGACTTGGCGTCGGCCAATCGATCTCCTGGGCGGCGCGCGACGGCCGCCGTCACCAGCTCAAGGTGCTCGGGGTGAAGTAA
- a CDS encoding ketopantoate reductase family protein, with amino-acid sequence MKILILGAGAIGGYVGGRLQQSAAADVTFLVRPARGETLQRDGLVIKSRKGDITQKVKTARGGAEGGPYDVVLLTCKAYDLDSAIEAIAPAVGGGTTVVPLLNGMRHLDVLDARFGAATVAGGLARIGVALSPEGHVLHTSPFAAVSFGERDGKAPRAALVALDAAIKQAGIDGGLHQNIVQDLWDKWIMLCTLAAMCCLMRGTSGDILEADEGQTIVLETVDECRRTAAAAGCDPGEKGMQNVRSYLTQKGSRFAASMLHDLEKGSMVEADHVVGDMIARAKKAGIATPNLRLAYAHLQTYLARRARGGIGKPAM; translated from the coding sequence GTGAAGATTCTCATCCTGGGCGCCGGCGCGATCGGCGGCTATGTCGGCGGAAGGCTGCAGCAGAGCGCCGCCGCCGACGTCACTTTCCTGGTCCGTCCGGCGAGGGGCGAGACGCTGCAACGCGACGGCCTCGTCATCAAGAGCAGGAAAGGCGACATAACGCAGAAGGTGAAGACTGCGCGAGGCGGCGCCGAGGGCGGCCCGTACGACGTCGTCCTGCTGACCTGCAAGGCCTACGATCTCGACTCGGCGATCGAGGCGATCGCGCCGGCCGTCGGCGGCGGCACGACGGTCGTTCCGTTGCTGAACGGCATGCGCCATCTCGACGTGCTCGATGCGAGGTTCGGCGCCGCTACGGTCGCCGGCGGGCTGGCGCGCATCGGGGTCGCCCTCTCACCCGAGGGCCACGTGCTGCATACCAGTCCGTTCGCGGCCGTCTCGTTCGGCGAGCGCGATGGCAAGGCGCCGCGTGCCGCGCTGGTCGCACTCGATGCCGCGATCAAGCAGGCGGGCATCGACGGCGGCCTGCATCAGAACATCGTCCAGGATCTGTGGGACAAGTGGATCATGCTCTGCACGCTGGCGGCGATGTGCTGCCTGATGCGCGGCACGTCCGGCGATATCCTCGAGGCGGACGAGGGCCAGACGATCGTTCTCGAGACCGTCGACGAATGCCGCAGGACGGCCGCGGCGGCCGGCTGCGATCCGGGCGAGAAGGGCATGCAGAACGTGCGTTCGTATCTCACGCAGAAGGGTTCGCGCTTCGCTGCTTCGATGCTCCACGATCTGGAAAAAGGGTCCATGGTCGAGGCCGACCATGTGGTCGGCGACATGATCGCCCGCGCGAAGAAAGCGGGAATCGCCACGCCCAATCTGCGACTCGCCTACGCCCATTTGCAGACTTATCTCGCCCGCCGAGCCCGTGGCGGTATCGGCAAGCCGGCGATGTGA
- a CDS encoding type II toxin-antitoxin system VapC family toxin translates to MIVVDTSALLAISFEEEGHAGFMEAVLSTDDPRLGAPNLVEASMVVETRRGERGLRELDTIVSNLGLAIVAFDASHVAAARDAFRRYGRGRHRAALNFGDCCAYALAKVLGLPLLFKGKDFTLTDIKRAL, encoded by the coding sequence TTGATCGTCGTCGATACGTCGGCACTTCTCGCGATTTCCTTCGAGGAGGAGGGCCACGCCGGTTTCATGGAAGCCGTCCTTTCGACCGACGACCCGAGACTGGGTGCACCGAACCTGGTTGAAGCGTCCATGGTTGTCGAAACGCGCCGAGGCGAGCGCGGATTGCGCGAGCTGGACACCATCGTCTCGAACCTCGGTCTTGCGATCGTGGCTTTCGACGCCAGCCATGTTGCCGCCGCTCGCGACGCGTTTCGCCGGTATGGCAGGGGCCGGCACCGCGCCGCCCTGAATTTCGGCGACTGCTGCGCCTACGCCTTGGCGAAGGTCCTGGGCCTGCCGTTGCTGTTCAAGGGCAAGGACTTCACGCTGACCGATATCAAGCGCGCCCTTTAG
- a CDS encoding NIPSNAP family protein produces MTVTVFIRYQLDPFKRDAFEAYAKRWLTIIPRCGGNLLGYWMPHEGTNNIAWGLIAFESLAAYEAYRARLRSDSEGAANFKMAEEQKFILAEERTFLSPVA; encoded by the coding sequence ATGACCGTCACCGTCTTCATCCGTTACCAGCTCGATCCCTTCAAGCGCGACGCCTTCGAGGCCTACGCGAAGCGCTGGCTCACCATCATTCCCAGGTGCGGCGGCAATCTATTGGGCTATTGGATGCCGCATGAGGGCACCAACAACATCGCCTGGGGGCTGATCGCCTTCGAGAGCCTCGCGGCCTACGAGGCCTATCGTGCCCGGCTGAGGAGCGATTCCGAGGGTGCCGCCAACTTCAAAATGGCCGAGGAGCAGAAATTCATCCTGGCCGAGGAGCGAACGTTCCTGAGTCCCGTCGCCTAA
- the rmuC gene encoding DNA recombination protein RmuC encodes MDALTIVLLLLVGLLAAALLVVLLRRGRAREAEAVRQQLELALSQQAETVQRVERSLREQEQALAKVIHDRLERSEQTTTQVVTDLRERLVRIDEAQRKIGELSTQVVSLQEVLSNKQARGAFGEVQLADLVQSALPPQAYEFQYTLSNGTRVDCLLKLPNPPGSIAIDAKFPLESYRLLRSVPAGDAAALASAQRAFQQAMRKHIGDIRDKYILGTGETAESALMFLPSEAVYAELHANFPGIVDDSYKARVWIVSPTTMMATLNTVRAVLKDVQMRQRADEVQKLVGLMLGDVRRLEERVDNLKRHFSQTEKDLRDIDTSTSQIVRRGERIQGFDLGEKPETLPPGG; translated from the coding sequence ATGGATGCGCTGACGATCGTGCTGTTGCTGCTGGTCGGCCTGCTCGCCGCAGCCCTGCTCGTGGTGCTGCTCCGGCGCGGCCGTGCGCGCGAGGCCGAGGCAGTGCGCCAGCAGCTCGAACTCGCGCTCAGCCAGCAGGCCGAGACCGTTCAGCGGGTCGAACGTTCGCTGCGCGAGCAGGAGCAGGCCCTGGCCAAGGTCATCCACGACCGGCTCGAACGCAGCGAGCAGACCACCACGCAGGTCGTCACCGACCTGCGCGAGCGGCTGGTCCGCATCGACGAGGCGCAGCGCAAGATCGGCGAGCTGTCCACGCAAGTCGTCAGTCTTCAGGAAGTGCTGTCGAACAAGCAGGCGCGCGGGGCCTTCGGCGAGGTTCAGCTCGCCGATCTCGTTCAGAGCGCGCTGCCGCCGCAGGCCTACGAGTTCCAGTACACGCTATCCAACGGCACGCGCGTCGACTGCCTCCTGAAGCTGCCCAATCCGCCGGGCTCGATCGCCATCGACGCCAAGTTCCCGCTCGAGAGCTACCGCCTGCTGCGCTCGGTGCCGGCGGGCGATGCGGCGGCGCTGGCGTCCGCACAGCGCGCCTTCCAGCAGGCGATGCGCAAGCATATCGGCGACATCCGCGACAAGTACATCCTCGGCACCGGCGAGACCGCCGAATCGGCGCTGATGTTCCTGCCCTCCGAAGCGGTCTATGCCGAGCTGCACGCCAACTTCCCGGGCATCGTCGACGATTCCTACAAGGCCCGGGTCTGGATCGTGTCGCCCACCACGATGATGGCGACGCTCAACACGGTGCGGGCCGTGCTGAAGGACGTCCAGATGCGCCAGCGGGCCGACGAGGTTCAGAAGCTGGTGGGGCTGATGCTGGGCGACGTGCGGCGCCTGGAAGAGCGCGTCGACAACCTGAAGCGCCACTTTTCCCAAACCGAGAAGGATCTGCGCGACATCGATACGTCGACCTCGCAGATCGTTCGTCGCGGCGAACGCATTCAGGGCTTCGATCTCGGCGAGAAGCCCGAAACCCTGCCGCCCGGCGGTTAG
- the htpX gene encoding zinc metalloprotease HtpX, with protein sequence MNYFRTALLLAGLTGFFLVVGYLLGGSGGLIIALVVALGMNLFAYWNSDRMVLRMANAHEIGPGDSPEFYGIVQGLAQRAGLPMPRVYVIDEEQPNAFATGRDPEHAAVAATTGLLRHLSREEIAGVMAHELAHVKNRDTLTMTIAATLSGAIGMLATFGGLFGGSRGGDGRPMVNPIVAIGAMILAPLAASMVQMAISRSREFEADREGAAICGQPLWLASALRRIHAGTQQIANPTAEASPATAHLYIANPLSAGGLAGLFSTHPSMEERVARLQAMVGGHAPPAYAAPPAAAPRAGGSVPRTARRNGPWG encoded by the coding sequence ATGAACTACTTTCGCACCGCCCTGCTTCTGGCGGGGCTCACCGGCTTTTTCCTGGTCGTCGGCTACCTCCTGGGAGGCTCGGGCGGCTTGATCATTGCCCTCGTCGTGGCGCTGGGCATGAACCTCTTCGCCTACTGGAACAGCGATCGCATGGTGTTGCGCATGGCCAACGCGCACGAGATCGGGCCAGGCGACTCGCCGGAGTTCTACGGCATCGTCCAGGGCCTGGCGCAGCGCGCCGGCCTGCCCATGCCGCGCGTCTACGTCATCGACGAGGAGCAGCCCAACGCCTTCGCGACGGGGCGCGATCCCGAACATGCGGCCGTCGCCGCCACCACCGGCCTGCTGCGCCATCTCAGCCGCGAGGAGATCGCCGGCGTGATGGCGCACGAGCTGGCGCACGTGAAGAATCGAGATACGCTCACCATGACCATCGCCGCCACGCTGTCCGGTGCCATCGGCATGCTTGCCACCTTTGGCGGCCTGTTCGGCGGCAGTCGCGGCGGGGATGGCCGGCCGATGGTCAATCCGATCGTTGCCATCGGCGCGATGATCCTGGCGCCGCTCGCGGCGAGCATGGTGCAGATGGCGATCAGCCGGAGTCGCGAGTTCGAGGCCGACCGCGAAGGGGCGGCGATCTGCGGCCAGCCGCTGTGGCTCGCCTCGGCATTGCGGCGTATTCATGCGGGCACGCAGCAGATCGCCAATCCGACGGCCGAGGCCAGTCCGGCGACGGCACATCTCTACATTGCCAACCCGCTGTCGGCCGGCGGGCTCGCCGGCCTGTTCTCGACCCATCCCTCGATGGAGGAGCGCGTGGCGCGCCTGCAGGCGATGGTGGGCGGCCATGCCCCGCCGGCCTACGCCGCCCCGCCGGCCGCCGCACCGCGCGCCGGCGGTTCGGTGCCCCGTACCGCTCGCCGCAACGGACCGTGGGGTTGA
- a CDS encoding amidohydrolase family protein, whose translation MADLVIRGATIVDGLGNDPRRADIAVKDGRISAIGDIRDRGTETVDAGGLVLSPGIVDVHTHYDAQVTWDATLSPSPSLGVTTAVMGNCGFGIVPAPQAARDLVIRNLSVVEGMDLDALRTGIAWDFESFGDYMAMLRRRAPYANVAVLAGHSTIRTAVMGEAASQRKEATPAELARMKAMVADAMAHGAIGLGASYSLNHSGYGGVPMPSTIAPMSELDELVGAMGPRGKGVIAIASGVKTPQELEPMAAKWGRPFFQGTGMAMFNEQEPQRAIGIFDACAAALRRGNGLYIQIPCQPLSFDFTMANAYPFYSHSAFDPIKAYTPEQLEPVFRDASWRQQFRENARKPRPGMIFQGNWERVMVAATHKPANARYTNRYLHEIAAAEHRDPLDVMLDLALDENLETAFLGRFLNVGDDGVARLLKHEAGVVALSDAGAHLIYMCDAGFGLHFLARWVRERGDFDLAEGIRRLTSHPADLYGIPDRGRIAVGAHADLLLFDPATVGVSPAERLADLPGGGRRTIRRPLGVHGVFCNGVKTFDGKDYVRHARGPGRVLDRFNASHGRHTLAAAAQ comes from the coding sequence ATGGCCGATCTCGTCATTCGCGGCGCCACCATCGTCGACGGCCTGGGCAACGATCCCCGCCGGGCCGATATCGCGGTCAAGGACGGCCGGATCTCGGCCATCGGCGACATCCGGGACAGGGGAACGGAAACCGTCGACGCCGGAGGACTCGTTCTGTCGCCCGGCATCGTCGACGTGCACACCCACTACGACGCGCAGGTGACGTGGGACGCCACGCTTTCACCCTCGCCGTCGCTCGGCGTGACGACGGCCGTGATGGGCAATTGCGGCTTTGGCATCGTACCGGCTCCCCAGGCAGCGCGCGACCTCGTCATCCGCAATCTATCGGTCGTCGAGGGCATGGATCTGGACGCCCTCCGCACCGGCATCGCCTGGGATTTCGAAAGCTTCGGCGACTACATGGCGATGCTGCGCCGCCGCGCGCCGTACGCCAACGTCGCGGTGCTGGCCGGCCATTCGACGATTCGCACGGCCGTGATGGGCGAGGCGGCCTCACAGCGCAAGGAAGCGACACCGGCGGAGCTGGCCAGGATGAAGGCCATGGTGGCCGACGCCATGGCCCACGGCGCGATCGGGCTCGGCGCCTCCTACTCGCTCAATCACTCGGGATACGGCGGAGTGCCCATGCCCTCGACCATCGCGCCGATGTCGGAGCTCGACGAGTTGGTGGGCGCGATGGGGCCTCGCGGCAAGGGCGTGATCGCCATCGCCTCGGGCGTGAAGACACCGCAGGAATTGGAGCCGATGGCCGCCAAGTGGGGCCGGCCGTTCTTCCAGGGCACCGGCATGGCGATGTTCAACGAGCAGGAGCCCCAGCGCGCGATCGGCATCTTCGACGCCTGCGCTGCCGCGTTGCGCCGCGGCAACGGCCTCTATATCCAGATTCCCTGCCAGCCGTTGTCGTTCGACTTCACCATGGCGAATGCCTACCCGTTCTACAGCCACTCGGCTTTCGACCCGATCAAGGCCTACACGCCCGAGCAGCTCGAGCCCGTGTTCCGCGACGCCTCATGGCGCCAGCAGTTCCGGGAAAACGCGCGCAAGCCGCGGCCCGGCATGATCTTCCAGGGCAACTGGGAGCGGGTGATGGTCGCGGCCACGCACAAGCCTGCCAATGCCCGCTACACCAATCGCTACCTGCACGAGATCGCCGCCGCGGAGCACCGTGATCCGCTCGACGTCATGCTCGACCTCGCACTCGACGAGAACCTCGAGACGGCGTTCCTCGGCCGCTTCCTGAATGTCGGCGACGATGGCGTGGCGCGGTTGCTGAAGCACGAGGCCGGCGTGGTGGCGCTCTCCGATGCCGGGGCCCATCTCATCTACATGTGCGATGCGGGCTTCGGCCTGCATTTCCTGGCGCGCTGGGTGCGCGAGCGCGGCGACTTCGACCTCGCCGAGGGTATCCGGCGCCTCACCAGCCATCCCGCCGATCTCTATGGCATCCCCGACCGCGGCCGCATCGCCGTCGGCGCCCACGCCGACCTGCTGCTGTTCGATCCGGCGACAGTCGGCGTCTCGCCGGCGGAACGGTTGGCCGATCTGCCGGGCGGCGGGCGTCGGACCATCCGCCGCCCGCTCGGCGTGCATGGCGTGTTCTGCAACGGCGTGAAGACGTTCGACGGCAAGGACTACGTCCGGCATGCCAGGGGGCCGGGCCGGGTGCTCGATCGCTTCAACGCCTCGCACGGCCGACACACGCTCGCCGCGGCGGCACAATAG
- a CDS encoding type II toxin-antitoxin system VapB family antitoxin, translating to MGVSIKSAEAERKLRRVSRLLGKSMTATVLELADSKLKELDAGKDRSRRMKAIEAAVKRIKALPVLSIASEDEILGYNDKGHFD from the coding sequence ATGGGTGTCAGCATCAAGAGCGCAGAGGCGGAGCGCAAGTTGCGCCGCGTTTCCCGGCTGCTCGGCAAGAGCATGACGGCGACGGTGCTCGAACTCGCCGACAGCAAGCTCAAGGAGCTCGACGCCGGGAAGGATCGAAGCCGGCGAATGAAGGCGATCGAGGCCGCCGTGAAGCGCATCAAGGCATTGCCGGTCCTTTCCATCGCAAGCGAAGACGAGATCCTGGGCTACAACGACAAGGGCCATTTCGATTGA